One Planctomycetaceae bacterium genomic window, GGATGATCGGCTGGAAACCAACGGCACCCGTACCAACCACCGGTGTCTGTCCAACGACCAGGTAACGCGTTGTGAAGTCACTGACTGACGCGAATCCACCGTTGAATAGTGTCACCTTCGGAGCAAACATGATATTCGATCGTTCATCGGCCTGAGCGGCCTGAATGAAGAAGAATGCTTCGATGTCACTCAGGATGGCCATACCCATCTGAATACCCGCATCAGGATTGAATCCCCCGAAGTCAGGCACACCCAGTTCGAAAGAGCCCTGACGGAACTGGATATCATAGTCCGTCGTAAACTGACCGGGGGCAGACAGTCCAACGGCCTGTCGGCTGAAATCATCGCGTGGGGAATTCACGCGATTCACAGGGTCAAACAACCCGGTTGTCGTCCCCTGCTGTCCTTGCTGTCCCTGCTGTCCGCCACCGCCGTTCTGGTTACCACCGCGGAGGTCACCGCCCTGGTTGTTGCCACCGTTGCCGCCGTTAGCAGCACCACCCGGGAATGTCAGCTGGCGAGACCCGAAGGCTGGTACTCCTGCTGGATCGCCAAGAGTGTCCTGAACGTTGAAGTCGAAGTCGACACCAATTCGTTCGAAGAAGCGGTCAGACACACTGATGAATCGAACTTCTACGGTGACCATCAGGTCCTGCAGTTTGCGAAGCTGAGTCAGCAGATCCGCAATCTGATCATGTACCGGACCTGTTTGTCGAATGACAAGGCTCAACGTATTTTCACTCGTTGAGATCTGCCCTTCGCCGCCGTCAATGCTCCACGAGCCGGGTTCAACAGTCGTTGTGATCAAATCGATCAGGGCAGAAAAGTCCGTATCCTGGACCCCGGACGAACCTCCTCGACGTGGCGAACCACCAGGCCCGATGGAGACTGCCAGATCATCATTGACCTGGAACAGACCGTTCGAATTGCGATAGGGCTCCAACCCCGTTGGAACGTTCAGAGGATCCTTGGATGTAATCACTTCCCGCGAAACAACCAGATCCGCGACGTTGTAGACAACCGTATCGAACCGAGCTTCCTGATCCATGCGGTTACTGATCATCAGCGTTTCGTTTTCGATCGCATAGACGAGTCCGCCTGCCTGCTCCAGCAGCAGATTCAAAGCACTCTTCAATTGAATGCCGTCCACGTCAATACTGACGGGCTGAGCTGCAGTCAGACCTTCCGTTTCAAGAGCATGGCCCTTGATTCCAATGTTGATTCCGTGATTCGTAGCGATGTGTCGAATCACTTCCGACAAAGGCACGTCATGGAAATGCAGTGAAACTTTCTGTCCGAGACTCTTCTCAATCAGCATCTCGCTCTCAGTTCGATCGCGAGAATCCGCTCGACCAAATCGTTCACGGCGTGCAGTCATTTCCTTCCAGCTTTTTGGAAGAGCGTACTCACCCGCGAAAGGAACGGCGGAGTCTTCGACTTCGTTCAGAACGTTCAGGAATCCATCCGCCTTGCGTTCACGCAGATCTTCATTGAAGGCAATCTGTCGCTGCAGCTTGGCCTTTTCAACCATGATAACAGTGGCAGGCAGCTTTGGATTCAGATCCCGAGCTTTCTTGGCAACCAGTTCTGCTTCAGCATACCGGTGTTCCCGCATCAGCTGATTGAACTCTCCGGTCAGGTCAGCAATCTCCTGCTCGATACGAATCTGAGCCTTTGTCTGACGCTCAATTTCTTCCCGAACGTTGCGATTCTTTGCTTCCTGTGCGTACCGTGGTGCAAGCTGCTCTTTCCACTGACGAATCGAAGTCTGGCTGCGATGGATGTAACCCGACAGCGTCTCAATAGCTTCGGTACTCATCGGTGCCGACTCAACAGTCGCCAGCGTATTATCCAGAATCTGCAGTGCTTCGTCCGGATTCTCTTCCTTCAGTTTCTCTGCTCGGAAGACACTGTTCATGACTTCTGTCCGCAATCGTCCATAACGAACGTCAGACTCTTCAGAGGCAGCTGTCAGAGGATCCGTGTTCGACATAGGTGCCATCGGACCTTCATCGGTGACATCGAAACCCGGAAGATTTTCCTGAGCAGCAACCTGCTGTACTCCGGAATCACCTGCAAGTGATTGCAGCAGATCCTGAAGATTGCGTCGCTTCTGCGGATTCAGTTCACCTGCATTCTGCCAGGCCGATTCGAATGCGGCTTTGGCAGCCGCACGACTTCCACTGCGGTAAAGTGCCATACCTCGCTGGTATGCCGCGTCAGCGGACTCACCTTCAGGGTGAATCACCCCAAAGTCTGCTCCTGCGTCATAGCTGACCGGAGCGATCGTTCCACCCGCAGAAGGCCGTGTCGTTGCGGAACCTTCCGGAGTCATGTCCACAGGACTCCGGAACCCAAACGGATTGCTTTCCTCAGAGTCGTTGGCTGCCAGAGTGGCGTGCCCTGCATTCACGGTTTGCCCCTGACCACGAAGGGCCAGATCGATATCGTTGATGATCAGTTCCGGACGATCGTCGAGCACACCGTAAGTGACATTCAGGTGACGAGCCTCATCCGCCTTCTGGCGAGCTTCATTGAAACGACCAGTCGACAATGCCGCGCGAGCTTCATTCAGCAGTTCTCTGGCTTTGACAGCCTGCGGTGAATTATCGGCCACCGATTGCGAAAACGCAGAGTCGCCGCTTCCGGCCGCAAGTCGTTCAATATCACGCAGGACCAGTGTCGGACTGTCTTCAAAGGTTCCGTAGGCGACATTCAGCTCGGCTGCCTGCTCTGCAAGCTGCTGCGCTTCTGACAGCTTGCCAGCGTCCATTGCCAGTCGTGCCTGCTGAAGCAGGGACGCAGCTTTCTGGTAATCTGCGGAGTGTGACTTTTCCGGAGCTGCAGTATTTGAGCCGGCAAGAAACGTCTTGCTGCTGTCGGCTTTGTCAATGTCAGCGAGAACGTGTTCCGGCCGATCATCCCAGAGCCCCCATGACGCATTCAGTTGCTTCGCCTGAAGTACCCGTGATCTCGCAAGGGCAAAATCACCCGCTGCAAGAGCCTGACGAGCTTCCGTGATGAAGCGCTGGGCCTGTTTCTTCCGAAGCAGGTCGTTGCTGGTGGCGGGCTGCTCTTCTTTTGTCAACGCCTGCTGAGCCGCAGCTGCAGCAAATGGATTCTCAGAAGCAGCTGGTTCGCTATCAGCTTCGATGTCGTCCCATGCAATGGAACCGGCATCCGAAGCTGGCTTTGAATCCAGCGACTTCAAAAACTGAGCTGGCGTTTGCTCATCTGGTCCCCACGTCGTGGAGAGAGCATTCGCAGCTTCGGCAATTCGACGAGCTTCGTCGGTGTTGCCTTCCTGAGCCGCCTTTCGAGCATCCTGCATGAAGCGACGAGCGACGGAGCCGTAGCTGTCACCGCTGGCAGAATCTGTCTGGGCTGACAGCGTTCGAGATGGATCGCCGCCGCTGAACAAATACAGCGACACGGCCATCACCGAAGCGCACGTGATGAGTCCGATGGCCTTGTGCAATGTAGGTTCCTCCTTAAGGAATGCTCAGCGATCTCGTCCTGAGTGACGCTGGCGGTCGTCCATGACCCATTGGCCATGTGGTTTCTGAGTTTTGTCTTTTGTCATATCCGGGACTGAAGCCCCGGACCGCTGGTTCATTATTTCTGTTCTTCAATTGTCAGGCCTGATGTCCCGCAAAAGAGCTTCCCGGGGCGCGAGGTCACGACGATTGAAAGCGGTTGATAGCTCAGGAAATCAGAAAGGGTCAATACGATGAAATTGACTCACCCTGTCTTTTTTTTTCGGATTGGGTTGCCACAGCTCCCCATCGGCAACGCCTGCCGATGGCACAATGACGCCCGACTGAAACCGCCGAATTCACGATCCTCCCACACGCGAAAACAGCGTATCACGCTGCCGAATGCGATCACTGAAGTCACGCAGGAAGGCGGATTTCACGTCGGAATGCCCACAAAGACGCCATCGGAAACCGGGAATCCCCGCCTCAGGACAAAAATTTGCGAGGTTCGCCATTGCAGAGCTCGCGACGGCGCAACACTCAGAGCCAAATGCCAACGCCCCCAGGCATTTGAAATGCCTGGGGGCGTCTTGTCGGCTTCGAATTGATCGGGTCAGTCCGAGCCCGTGTTATGCCAAACCGGCGTTATGGCTGCGCGGTGTTATGGCTGAACGTTCGCGTCCCGCCACTCGTAAACAGCAAGCGAATTCAAACCGCGAATCAGAACCCGACCCTCATCCAAAGCCAGGTGAGCCCAGGTCTCTTCCTGCCCACTACTGAACTCACCGAGCAACTCATATTTCTCCGGATTGGCGCGGATCAGCATCAATGTTCCATTCTGATTGAGACCCAGGATGCGGTCTCCATTTGCAATCATGCTCATGTACTTGCCAACAGGCTGAGATGTCCATTTGCGTTCACCATTCCGAAGGTCGATACAGGTGATCCGCTCATTCTGCAAATGCAGATAGGCATGATCATCAATGATGACGGGGGTCGACATGTAACCCTGAGCGTTGTTCGACCAGGCTTCCGAAACTTCAAATGCATCCTGACTTCGCTGACACGAAAACAACCACGACTGGTTTTGGTAACTGCTGGTGAAGATGGCATCGCCGTACACTGACGGAGTCAGAATATTCATCCCTCGAAAACTGGGGACATCCTGATCCCACAGCACCGATCCGTCGTCTAAGCTGATCCCCGCCAGTTTGGTTCGCGTCTGAACGACCAGCTGCCGGAGACCTCCAATTTCTGCGATCACAGGCGATGAAAACGCGCTGCCCATCATCCCGCCGGAATCCTGTAATGTTCGCCAGATGATTTCACCGTCTGACTTCCTGATGCGAACGAATGATGCGCCAGCCTGAACGTAGAGCGAATCGCCGTCAGGCAACGGGGACGAGACAAAGCCGAATGCAGGCAGCGGGGCCTGCAGGAGCTGAGGAAAATCAATCCGCCAGATTTCTTTTCCGGTCCGGGCCTCAAGGCACACAAGCACATCCCTCATACCACCAACATACAGGTAGGTCCCATCACAAGCCGGTGTGGAGCGAATCCAGCTTCCGTTGGAAGCAGCAAAGAAGGGAACCGTCAGTGCACCTGGCCACTCGACACGCCACAACTGCTCACCGGTTTCCCGATTGAAGGCGATGATGGCTTCGTTCTTGCCGTCGATTGTTTCCGTTGTGAAAATGGCATCACCGCAAACGACTGGCCCGGAATAGCTTGGCGAAAGATCCTTTTTCCAGACTTCGCGCACGACATCTTCTGACAGGGTCGCTGGCCACTTCCGGACATTGAACTGACCATTTCGAAATGGCCCACGCCACTGATTCCAATTTTCTGCAGCCACCATTTCCGCTGCCGACTGGCTGGCTTCCTGACAACGGGCGACCGGGAAAGCCGGAGAAGCAAACACCGCTGAAACCAACAGCAAAACCACCCTCGGGAAAGTACACGGACAGAACTGCATCAGAGCCCCCAATCCAAAAATAGCCAGCGAAGAAAGTCACTCAGGAATGGAAAGTTCGTCCAACCAGCCCCTGAATTTCCCCCGGGAACCGTAACACCGAAAGTTGTTTAACCATCGCTCACTGCAGATCACCCCGGCAGACAGAACTTTATTGCCATTCGTTCCCGCAGTCTTCTTTATTGCGGACACTTCGCAGGTAAAACCAGGCCTGAACATGAACGCCTTCATGTGGTGGCTGGAGTTTGATCTGCCGACGTTCGTACAGAAAGTTGGCGACTTCTTCCGCGGCATCGAGTTCATCCAGTTTTCGGAGATCCACAGAATACAACTCACCGCAAATTGAATTGCCTGTTTGTCCCAGCGAATCTACTTCCACGAGACCCGGATATTCTCCGAGATCAAAGAGCCTGTACTTCGGCTGGGTGGTCGCCGGCCCGAGGTAGATTTGATCATTCAGCAAAAAGTGAAGATCATGCCCCCGTTTGAGCGATCCGTAGACAAAAATCTGAGTCGTTTTCGGGTTCATAGTTCGCGTCGGCATACAACAGACTGAAGGTACTTCGAAGTGATGAATGAGCACACAACCGAACTGCGTGTTCGTTATAGTGAAACAGATGCCATGGGATTTCTCCACCATTCGAACTACCTGACCTACTTCGAAATTGGTCGAACCGAATTGTTTCGTGCCCAGGGCGGCAGTTACCGTCGCATGGAAGAAATGGGGCACTTCCTGGTGGTTGCGAAGGTCAATGTCCATTTTCGGCGTCCCGCGCGATACGACGATTTGCTGACCCTGACCACGCGAATCGATAGAATTTCGCCTGCCAGGATCGAGCATTCGTACAAGCTGTACCGGGGCGAAGAACTACTGACAGAAGGTAATTCTGTCATCGC contains:
- a CDS encoding PQQ-binding-like beta-propeller repeat protein, coding for MLLVSAVFASPAFPVARCQEASQSAAEMVAAENWNQWRGPFRNGQFNVRKWPATLSEDVVREVWKKDLSPSYSGPVVCGDAIFTTETIDGKNEAIIAFNRETGEQLWRVEWPGALTVPFFAASNGSWIRSTPACDGTYLYVGGMRDVLVCLEARTGKEIWRIDFPQLLQAPLPAFGFVSSPLPDGDSLYVQAGASFVRIRKSDGEIIWRTLQDSGGMMGSAFSSPVIAEIGGLRQLVVQTRTKLAGISLDDGSVLWDQDVPSFRGMNILTPSVYGDAIFTSSYQNQSWLFSCQRSQDAFEVSEAWSNNAQGYMSTPVIIDDHAYLHLQNERITCIDLRNGERKWTSQPVGKYMSMIANGDRILGLNQNGTLMLIRANPEKYELLGEFSSGQEETWAHLALDEGRVLIRGLNSLAVYEWRDANVQP
- a CDS encoding gamma-glutamylcyclotransferase family protein; amino-acid sequence: MNPKTTQIFVYGSLKRGHDLHFLLNDQIYLGPATTQPKYRLFDLGEYPGLVEVDSLGQTGNSICGELYSVDLRKLDELDAAEEVANFLYERRQIKLQPPHEGVHVQAWFYLRSVRNKEDCGNEWQ
- a CDS encoding thioesterase family protein, translated to MNEHTTELRVRYSETDAMGFLHHSNYLTYFEIGRTELFRAQGGSYRRMEEMGHFLVVAKVNVHFRRPARYDDLLTLTTRIDRISPARIEHSYKLYRGEELLTEGNSVIACVDTNGQLQRIPDDMIDVSSS